CCGTTCACCCTGTCCGAATTGGGGGCAACCGTCATTCCGATTTCGAATGCGCCCAACGGACGCAACATCAATCACAACTGCGGTTCGGTGCATCCCGAAGACATGCGCGCGGCCGTCATCAAGGAGCGTGCGGACCTCGGCATCGCCTTCGACGGCGACGGCGACCGTATCGTCATGGCCGATGAAAACGGCCGCATGCTCGACGGCAACGCGATTCTTGCCGTTCTTGGCGCCGATCTGCTCGAACGCGACAAATTGCCGGACAAGACCCTGGTTACGACCATCATGGCCAACACGGGGCTCGAACGCGCGCTGAAACCATTCGGCGGGCGCGTCCTACGCACGAAAGTGGGCGACCGGTATGTGATAGAACCCATGCGCGAACACGGATACATGCTCGGCGGCGAGTCGTCCGGCCACATTGTCATGCTCGAATACAACACAACTGGCGACGCAATGATCGCCGCGCTGCACGTCTTGGCCACGATGATTCGGCGCGACCAGCCGTTGTCCGTCCTTGCCAACGCGTATCAACCGGTGCCCGAAGCCCATGCCAAGGTGCCGGTCAACGGCGTTTGGCCTTCGGAAAATGCGCTTGAAGACGTGCGCCGGGAAGGCGAGTCGGAGATAAACGGCGTCGGATGCGTGGTCATCCGCCCATCGGGAACCGAACCCGTGATTCGCGTCATGGTGCAGCATGAATCCATCCGAAAAGCCGAGGCGCTGGCAAAACATCTTGCCGGACGAATCGCCGGATTGCGGTGAAATTGAACCACGGAGGTCACGGTAATGATCAAACTCGGAGTCAACATTGATCACGTTGCGACGCTGCGCCAGGCGCGCAGGGGCACGGCGCCCGATGTCATTGCCGCCGCGAAAATCTGCGAACTTGCGGGAGCGCACCAGATAACCGTCCATCTTCGCCAGGATCGACGCCACATTCAGGATCGCGACGTGGAACTCCTCCGCCAAGTCCTACTTGTCCGCCTCAATCTCGAAATGGGCGCGACAGACGAGATCATACGCATCGCACACCGCATCAAGCCCGATGTCGTTTGCCTTGTGCCCGAAAACCGGCAGGAAATCACCACGGAAGGCGGGCTCGATGTCGCTTCGCAAAAAACACGCTTGAAAAAAGTGGTGAGCGGTTTCAACAAGGCTGGGATCGAGGTCAGCATGTTCATCGATCCCGACAACAAACAGATTGACGCCAGCGCCGCGGTTGGAGCGAAGTATGTCGAACTCCATACCGGCTGTTATGCGAATGCGAAGGGGGATGCCGTGTTCGAGGAACTGGACCGTCTGTTCGCGGCTGCCGATCGTGCGCAACAGGCGGGGCTCGTCGTCAACGCCGGCCACGGCCTGACGGTTCGCAATCTGCCGCTCGTTGCGGAAATCCCCGGCCTGCACGAGGTCAATATCGGACATGACATCATGGCCCGCGCCCTGTTCATTGGCCTTGAAAACGCCGTCACCGAAATTCTCGACGTGCTTGAAATGTATTCGGCGGGCGAATAATCTTGGGGTGTTGTTCAGTCCAAACGTTGGGAAAACAGTGATACAGGGTCATTGTTGTCCCAAAGTATTGTAAAAAAACACAATACCGCAAGGAGGCATGTTTTACCTCGTTATCCCGTTCATCTGCTCGGTATCCGCGTGTATCTGCATCATCAGCGGAAAACCAAACGATCCACGGATGACGCAGAAACACGCGGATGGAAATCAGGGGATGAATGTTCGGGCCAGGCGATTCCAAACTCGAATCCGCATGTCAGAGTTGTCCGCAATTATACAAAGAGTATCCTGCGTTCCGGGCCGAAATGCCGGTATCAAGGCGCCTTGGGCGGTTCTTGGCCTTCCAGAAGGGGTTCTTGTTGGGCTTCTTCGCTCTGCTTGGCGCCGATGGCGTGCTGGACGTGTTCTGTGGTAATCTTTTTTCGCGTGAGTTTGCCGCCTTTTTCGGCGGCGCCGCGCGTTGCATCCTTGATTACATAGAAAAACTTTGTTCCGGGTCCCTCGTTCAATGTCAGATCGCCACTGACGATAATGGGCTCCTTGACCAGATCCACCGACGTATTTTCGGCCATTTGAACCAGCATGACGTCGCGCATGGGGGGCGCCTGGCAGAAGTAGCATTCGATTGGAACGGGCAGCAGAATGAACTCCTTGATATTTCGGAAATCATAGAGCGGCACCATGAAACCGATGATGCTGACCTTTTCGTCGCGTTTTTCCATGAGGCGCTTGTCGAAGGTGGGGCCGGTCTTGCGGGAACCGGTGGTCTTGCGCAGGATGTCCCATGAAAGCAGTTCGACGCCCGATCCGCGCTGCTTGGCCTCGGCCGCCTGCCGGACCTTTTCCATGCGATCTTTCAGCGTGCCTCGCTGCATCTGGCCGTTGACGAACACGACTACGCCCAGAATGACGATCACGCCCAGAAAAGTGCCTATATCGCGGACTACGCGTCTTCTCACGATGAATACTCCCGGATGGATTATGCAACCGGGGTGAAACGATAGCAGGAAGGACTACAATTCCGCAAGATCGCGGGCCACATCGGTGCGATATGCCTGCCATGCGGGCAAAATGCCGGCAAGCAGGCCGACAAGCGCGATGGTGGCAAAGGCCGCCCATTGCTCCTGGGTCAATAGGCCGAATAGGCCGACGCCGAGTCCGTAGCGGCGTTCAAGGTACTGGCCGATTGCCCAGCAGACGCCGTTGCCCAGCAACCAGCCCACGCCGATGCCAAGCAACGTCACCAGGAACGCTTCTATCAGGACGGAACTTACTATTTCGTAAGCGGACGCACCGAGGGCGCGCATGACGGCCAGATCGCGTTTGCGTTGAAAAATGGACAAGTAAAGCCCGATCAGGACGGATATGGCCGAAATGACCACGACGAGATAGCCGACCGCCAGCAGCACGCTCTTGGCCGTGCCTAGGATGTTGGCGTACAGATTTGCAACCTGCTGAATCGGGATCGTCGCCATCGCATTGAATGAATCGTTTACATACTCCACGAATTGAAAACGAAGCGAGGGGCTTTCCAAGGCGATGAGGATTGCGGTCACTTCGCGCGATTCATCATGATCCTCGTGATGATCGCCGTCTTCTTCCTTGGGGTGGGCGTGAACATTCCAGACGGAATCCATCGAACAAAAGATGGCGCGATCGTTCGGCGTGCCGGAAGCCGCCAGAATACCCACCACCGTGTACGGGGCGTCGCTATGATCGTGCCCCAGCCCTTCGGGCAATTCGATGAATCCGTGGGAGCCGATAAAGGAATCGCCCAGCTCGAGACCTTCCGCTTCGGCCACGGCACTGCCGACCACGGCCTCCATCGGCTTCTCGAACGGACGCCCCGACGCGAAGGAAAACGGCTGGCGCGTCTCGCCGGTGATTGCGCTGGTCCAGGTATAACCGAAGATTTCCGGGGTTGTGCCCACGATGCGGAAACCCCGGAACGTGTCGCCCATGCAAATCGGAAACGCCGCCGCGACATCCTCGTGATTTTTCAGGGCTTCATAATCGGAGAACGCGATGTTGCCCGTCGGCACGTCCATGAAGTACAGGGCGCTCAGGACGAGTTGCAGGGGGCTGCCCTTCGCGCCCACAACGATATCGAAAGCCTGGCCTTCTTCCTCGAAGCGTTTGCGGGTTTCCTCGCGGAGCGTCAACACGGAGTAGATGAGACCGACTCCCAGCGCAACCGACAGAATCGTCAACAGCGTTGTCAGTTTGCGATTCCATAAATAGCACCATGCAATGCGCCACAGGCTCATGCCGAAACCTCCTTGACGAGCCCCATGCAATTGAATTGATCCGCGCACCGCCGGGCGATTTCCTGCGCATGCGTCACGAGGAGCAGCGTCACGTTTTCCTCGCGGCACAACTCGAGCAACAAATCCATGACGCTGTCGGCGGTCCTGGGGTCGAGACTCCCCGTCGGTTCGTCGGCGGCCACGATCTTTTGCCTGTTCGCGAGCGCCCGCGCAATGGCCACCCGCTGCCGTTCGCCCACACTCAGCGTCGCCGGCTTGCTGTGCAGCCGGTGGCCGAGTCCGACCCGTTCAAGCAGTTGCGTGGCGCGCGATTTCCACTCCGCCTGCGGTATCGTGTCGCTGAATCGCATGCCCAGTATCACATTCTGCAACGCGGTAAACGGCGCCAGCAGATTGAACGTCTGAAAGACGAATCCGAACCGCTCGCCGCGAAAACGGTCCAGCCGGCCTTGGCTCAGTTTCTGGGTTTCCACGCCGTCCACCCGGATT
Above is a genomic segment from Candidatus Hydrogenedentota bacterium containing:
- a CDS encoding ABC transporter ATP-binding protein, with translation MVELRQVRRRLGPGVEFRCEAFAAPEGVQMALWGPSGCGKSTMLNLISGLLRPDDGIIRVDGVETQKLSQGRLDRFRGERFGFVFQTFNLLAPFTALQNVILGMRFSDTIPQAEWKSRATQLLERVGLGHRLHSKPATLSVGERQRVAIARALANRQKIVAADEPTGSLDPRTADSVMDLLLELCREENVTLLLVTHAQEIARRCADQFNCMGLVKEVSA
- a CDS encoding pyridoxine 5'-phosphate synthase, encoding MIKLGVNIDHVATLRQARRGTAPDVIAAAKICELAGAHQITVHLRQDRRHIQDRDVELLRQVLLVRLNLEMGATDEIIRIAHRIKPDVVCLVPENRQEITTEGGLDVASQKTRLKKVVSGFNKAGIEVSMFIDPDNKQIDASAAVGAKYVELHTGCYANAKGDAVFEELDRLFAAADRAQQAGLVVNAGHGLTVRNLPLVAEIPGLHEVNIGHDIMARALFIGLENAVTEILDVLEMYSAGE
- the glmM gene encoding phosphoglucosamine mutase, whose protein sequence is MADRLFGTDGIRGTANIHPMTAETALKVGRAAGYIFQREDRPHTILIGKDTRLSGYMIENALTAGLCSMGVHVLLVGPLPTPGVSYIMRSLRCDGAIMISASHNPFQDNGIKFFGPDGFKIADEMEDEIERLISCPETDGIRPTNERIGTARRIDDAVGRYIEFVKASFPKGMRLDGLKIVCDCANGATYKVGPFTLSELGATVIPISNAPNGRNINHNCGSVHPEDMRAAVIKERADLGIAFDGDGDRIVMADENGRMLDGNAILAVLGADLLERDKLPDKTLVTTIMANTGLERALKPFGGRVLRTKVGDRYVIEPMREHGYMLGGESSGHIVMLEYNTTGDAMIAALHVLATMIRRDQPLSVLANAYQPVPEAHAKVPVNGVWPSENALEDVRREGESEINGVGCVVIRPSGTEPVIRVMVQHESIRKAEALAKHLAGRIAGLR
- a CDS encoding DUF3299 domain-containing protein, with translation MRRRVVRDIGTFLGVIVILGVVVFVNGQMQRGTLKDRMEKVRQAAEAKQRGSGVELLSWDILRKTTGSRKTGPTFDKRLMEKRDEKVSIIGFMVPLYDFRNIKEFILLPVPIECYFCQAPPMRDVMLVQMAENTSVDLVKEPIIVSGDLTLNEGPGTKFFYVIKDATRGAAEKGGKLTRKKITTEHVQHAIGAKQSEEAQQEPLLEGQEPPKAP
- a CDS encoding ABC transporter permease; this encodes MSLWRIAWCYLWNRKLTTLLTILSVALGVGLIYSVLTLREETRKRFEEEGQAFDIVVGAKGSPLQLVLSALYFMDVPTGNIAFSDYEALKNHEDVAAAFPICMGDTFRGFRIVGTTPEIFGYTWTSAITGETRQPFSFASGRPFEKPMEAVVGSAVAEAEGLELGDSFIGSHGFIELPEGLGHDHSDAPYTVVGILAASGTPNDRAIFCSMDSVWNVHAHPKEEDGDHHEDHDESREVTAILIALESPSLRFQFVEYVNDSFNAMATIPIQQVANLYANILGTAKSVLLAVGYLVVVISAISVLIGLYLSIFQRKRDLAVMRALGASAYEIVSSVLIEAFLVTLLGIGVGWLLGNGVCWAIGQYLERRYGLGVGLFGLLTQEQWAAFATIALVGLLAGILPAWQAYRTDVARDLAEL